Proteins found in one Pelmatolapia mariae isolate MD_Pm_ZW linkage group LG7, Pm_UMD_F_2, whole genome shotgun sequence genomic segment:
- the LOC134630501 gene encoding carbohydrate sulfotransferase 6-like, producing MLRYRVNRNTMKFLVILYGAALLLVSGWYMQLSLYDPPPSNDKVHVLLLSSWRSGSSFIGQVFSQHPSVFYLMEPGWHVWTQLRQNGARALRMALRDLLRSLFQCDFSVMESYLPENQKELFMWSQSRALCSPPACPLMPRNQLSNNTHCLQNCKPRDLKIVEQVCGFYSHVVYKEVRIFELESLYPLLQDPNLNLRIIHLVRDPRGVMRSKEEVAGYFVSDNAIVLEQKPINETKVQYQVMQEICRSHLRINKRAILKPPPFLKGRYKLVRYEDVTRNPLKEISAMYQFVGLEMTTQLATWIYKVTHGKGKGSIEEAFDITSRSATDISQAWRTMLPHNSVKRVQEVCEEAMSYLGYRMVNSEIEQKSLYVDLLVPQEQLSWSPGKTQHLDNSYNKNDKDLITDGLHKKLH from the coding sequence ATGTTGCGGTACAGAGTGAACCGCAACACCATGAAGTTCCTGGTGATCCTATATGGGGCAGCGTTGTTGCTGGTCAGCGGCTGGTACATGCAGCTCAGCCTCTATGACCCACCCCCCTCCAATGACAAAGTCCACGTTCTATTGTTGTCATCGTGGAGATCAGGCTCATCCTTCATTGGCCAGGTGTTCAGTCAGCACCCGTCTGTCTTCTACCTTATGGAGCCTGGCTGGCATGTGTGGACCCAGCTGAGGCAAAATGGTGCACGGGCACTTCGAATGGCCTTGAGGGATCTCTTACGGAGCCTGTTCCAGTGTGACTTCTCAGTGATGGAGTCCTACCTTCCAGAGAACCAGAAAGAGTTGTTTATGTGGAGTCAGAGTCGAGCTCTGTGCTCACCTCCGGCCTGTCCTCTCATGCCACGTAATCAGCTCAGCAACAACACACACTGCCTACAGAATTGTAAACCTCGGGACCTGAAGATTGTAGAGCAGGTGTGTGGCTTTTACTCTCATGTGGTGTACAAGGAAGTGCGCATCTTTGAGCTAGAATCCCTCTACCCACTTTTGCAGGACCCAAACTTAAATCTCCGCATCATCCACCTGGTCCGAGACCCACGGGGAGTGATGCGATCTAAGGAAGAGGTAGCTGGATACTTTGTGAGTGATAACGCGATCGTTTTGGAGCAGAAACCCATCAATGAAACAAAGGTACAGTATCAGGTCATGCAGGAGATCTGTCGAAGCCACTTGCGCATCAATAAGAGGGCCATCCTGAAGCCCCCTCCGTTTCTAAAAGGCCGCTACAAACTGGTTCGCTACGAGGATGTGACGCGCAACCCACTGAAGGAGATCAGTGCCATGTATCAGTTTGTAGGTCTGGAGATGACCACACAGCTGGCCACATGGATCTACAAGGTGACCCACGGAAAAGGCAAAGGCTCCATTGAAGAGGCTTTCGACATCACATCGCGGAGCGCCACTGACATCTCTCAGGCTTGGCGCACCATGCTGCCGCATAACTCGGTCAAACGAGTACAGGAAGTGTGTGAAGAGGCCATGTCTTATCTCGGGTACAGGATGGTAAACAGTGAAATAGAGCAGAAGAGTCTCTATGTAGATCTGCTGGTACCACAAGAACAGCTCAGCTGGTCACCTGGTAAAACACAGCATCTGGACAACAGTTACAACAAGAATGACAAAGACCTTATCACAGACGGACTACACAAAAAACTACATTAG